In Lentimicrobium sp. L6, the genomic window GATAAAGAAATAGACTTAATCTGGTCGGAAGGTGCCATCTATAATATTGGTTTTGAGAAAGGTTTAAAATACTGGAGAAGGTTTTTGAAAACTGGAGGATATATTGCTGTTTCTGAGGCTTCGTGGTTTACTGAGGAACGTCCAAAAGAGATCGAAGATTTCTGGAATGATGCTTACCCAGGAATAGACACTATAGCCAATAAGGTAGATCAAATGCAAAAAGTAGGATATAAAACCATTGCTGCATTTGCCATACCAGATAGTTGCTGGATAGACAATTTCTATGCACCTCAAGTGAAAATTCAAGAGGATTTCTTAATCAAAAAATCAGGAAATAAAGCAGCAGAAGGTTTTATTGCCAACCAAAGGCATGAAACAGACTTGTATCGCAAGTATAAAGACTATTATGGTTATGTATTTTATATTGGAAAGAAAATATAAAGCATTCAATTAGAATTAGAACAATGGGGTGGTCTTTAAATAGAGGCTACCCTTTTTTTTGCTAAAAATAGAACATGGATGACACGGATTAAGCAGATTCTCACGGATTAATTATACCTAATTTCTTTATGCCTTTGCGGCCTCGCGTGCCAATTATTACATGTTTTTAATAGAAAATAGATTAAGAATAAACAGATTGAAACCACAAATTATTCTAAAATATTCCTAATTTCGTCAGCATTAAAATAGACGTCATCAATGGAAAAGAAAACTGCATTAATACTAGAAGGAGGAGGTTTTAGAGCCATGTTTAGTGCCGGAATACTAGAAGTGTTCTTGGAGAAACAATTGTCCTTTGAAACGGTGTATGGAGTTTCGGCTGGTGCTGCTTATGGAGTGTCTTATATCTCAAAACAAATAGGGAGGAATATCGAGGTGAACGAGATGATTGGTGACAAGAGATATTGTAGTTGGAATAATTTAATTCGTCAAGGAACCATGTTTTCATGGGATTTTATTTATGAAGAAATTCCACAACATATCATCCCTTTTGATTATGAGGAGTTGATGAATTCGCCAAGCCAGTTTTATGTAGGTACTAGTAATTGTGAGACTGGAAATCCAGAGTTTTTTCTTTTAAACAATGCTGATAAGAAAGAGTTCAAAACTATATTGGCTGCCAGTGGTTCGCTACCATTTATTGCTCCTATGGTCCATTACGACAGTAAAATTTTAATGGATGGAGGTTTATCCGATTCAGTTCCTTTTGAGCATGCTTTAAATAATGGAAACGATAGGGCAGTGGTGATATTAACCCAGCCAAAAGAATATTTCAAAAAGCCAATGAAGTATGCTTCTTTCTTAAAGTGGTATTATCGGAAATTCCCTAAGGTATATGAAATGCTAGTCACCAGAGCAGAAAGATATAACGAATCGATGTTTAAATTAGAGCAACTTGAAAAGCAAGGCGTGGTGTATATTATTCGACCACCAAAAGCAATGGATATAGATAGAATAGAAAATAATCCACAAAAGACTGCAGTTATTTATCATGCGGCCATGGAGCAAGGTAATTTGGAGTTTTCTGCTCTTTGGGAGTGGCTTAATAGGAAGTAAAAGAGGAACACGAATTACACAGGTCAGGCGGATTAACACGAATGTCCAAGGTTAAATAGCCTCCTATTAGATTAAGACTAATTTCTTTGCGTCTTTGCGACTCTGCGTGATAAATTCTTTTTGTTTTCCACCTTAATTTTTACCTCAAAACCCGAACCCCGACAATAAGAACATCCTCCAAAGGTCTATCCATAGCATCAGTTGAAACAGCAGCAATCAAATCCACTATTTCGAATCCACTAATCACTTCACCAAATACGGTGTAGTTTTGGTCGAGGTGTGGTGTGCCGCCTTTTGTTTTGTAAATTTCTCTTTGATATTCTGGGATTTTATAAAGCTCAAATTGGCCTTTTGCTAATTCCTTTAGACTGTCGTTATATTGAAAATAGAGTTCCATATTTCCCTCGTCCATCGCTTTTGCTAAGGCATCTGATAAGGATTTGTTTTCTGGAAGATTTCTGGCGGCATTTACGGCTAAGTTCTCATTAATACGATCCTCAGCTTTTTGGAGGAGGCTATCATTAAAAACTTTTCCCTGAACAATATAAAACTGCATGGCGCTGGAAGCTCTTTTCAGGTTTCCATCTCTAGCAGCAGCCAAAACCCCTTTTTTATGAAACAGATCAGGGTGGAATTCAGCATCTACCATATAGGGTAAATCTCCATTTCCTAGAGTATCACCCGCTTTGGCAAACTTGCTATCAGGGTCGCCACCTTGTATCATAAAATTCTCAATCACTCTATGAAATAAAAGGCTATCGAAAGCTCCATCTTTAGCCAGTTTTGCAAAATTATCACGATGTTTAGGGGTCTCATTATATAATTCCAAGACTATTATCCCTTTGTTGGTAGTCATTTCTATTTGAATACGATTCTTCGTTTTTTCTATTGGAGCTTCCGTATTTCTACAAGCCCAAAAACTAAGACTGATGAGGATTAGGAGGATGCTGTTTTTTATTTTCATGATGTGAGGTTTATATGCAGATTTTACTTTTTGTAAAGATATTAATTCTATGGAAAGTATCCAGGAAGTATGTTTTATATCCATTGGTTTCTCTGTGAAACTTTGAGTTTTCTTTGTGCAAACTGTCAAATACCTACATTCTATTAGAACAGGTAGAATATAAAAAAGTAGCTTAGTAGAAAGATTAACTTAATTGAAAAAGATTTCATTATACTGAAAATATATATAGAAAAGCAAAAATCTTTTCATTATAAATATTGTTAAATAGATGATGTATTTTGATTTATCACCTGGCATTTGTTATTTGGAACCTTCTTAATCATTGTAAAATATCCAACACCAAGTGTAAAATATTTTTACAAGTTAAAGCCCTGCTTATGCCAATAAATGAATGTAAGTAATAGTATATCAGTGTGTAGTGATTTTTGGCATAAGGATTGAAAACAAATCAGTAACGACAATGATTTGTATTATAACAACAGACAATAAAATGTATAGAATAACAATATTTTTCGAGAATGCTTGGTGGTTCATTCTAGCGTCATTTATATTGACGCTTTTATGGCCCACTTCTCAAATTCAGGCTCAAGAGTCATGGAAGATTAGCGATTGCATAGACTATGCCATGGAGAACAACTTGGATTTGAATATGAAATATAATAATATTGAAAGTCAGGAAGTGAGTCTTAAGGAAAGCAAAGCGAATATATTGCCTAATCTGAATTTTGGTAGCAACTTGGAATTAAACTTTGGTAGGAACGTAGATGGAAACGATAATTCTGTAACCTACGATCCTACTTTGTCTCAAAATTACTACCTCAACTCCTCCTTTACTTTGTTTCAGGGGATGGTGAAGAAAAATGGTATTCGCTTTAGCAAATATCTCCTCAAAGCATCGGAGCAAGGCGCAGAAGTGGAAAAGAATCAGTTGGTATTTAAAATCCTAAGCTCTTATTATACCGTACTTTATTCTCAAGGATTAAGAGATGTGGCAGAGAGTCAGGTGGGTTTGTCGAAGATGCAATTTGACCGCATGCAGAAGTTAGTAGAAGTAGGTAAGGAATCTCCCATCACTGCTCAAGACCTCGAAAGCCAATGGGCCAGTGATAGGTTGAGCCTCACCAAAGCACAGAATCAATATAATAAAACCATTTTGGAACTTAAGCAATTATTACGATTGAAAGTGGAGCAGTCCTTTGCTATTGATACAAACACCACCCAAGAATTGATTCTGAATGCCAGCAATAATGTAGATTCTATTTTTATTAGAGCTAAAGATATTCTTCCACAACTAAAACAACAGCAAATGTTATTAGGAGCTTCTGAAAAGAACTTGGCCATTGCCAAAGGAGGAGTCTATCCGAGTTTAAATATGAATGCAGGATATAGCACTGGTTTTTATGATCAGAATAGTCTCACTTACGGCAAGCAGTTGGAAGAAAACCAAAATCAATGGGTGGGGCTGAGCTTGAGAGTCCCTATTTATAACCGAGCTGTGGTATCATCCGATATCAAACGAAAGCGAATCGCTCTTAAAGATCAGAAGCTATTATTTGAGAAACAGAAAGAGGCTTTATATATAGAAATATGGAATGCCATAGAGGATTTACAGTCGGCAGAAAAAGAATATCAATCTTCACAAGAGTTACACGATTTTAGTGAGTTGAGTTTAAAAAATGTTACCAAAAAACTAGAAAAGGGTTTGGCCAATACCACAGAGTTTGAAACAGCCAAGCAGCGATATATTTCAGCACAGGCTAATCTGTTAAAATCAAAACTAGTATATGTGATGCGTTATCAGATGCTCACTTTCTATCAGACGGCTAATTGGAATCATTTGTATTAATTAGTTAATAGCTAACAACTAATAGTTAATAGTTAACAGTGAATAGAGAAAATAAATAATGATAAATACTTTTTAAAATTGCCTAAGACGAGGCTTGCGACATTTTTTTAAGCCGATTTTACTTTTGTAAATGAGAATAAAAAAAATGGAGTATAACGAAGTATTAGGGAATTATTTAAAAGAATACGATAGAAAAAACATAAGAAAACAGCTTTGAATAATAAGAGTTAATTCAAGGTTGAGAAAATAGATAAATAACAAAATAATTAATGACCAATACTTTTTAAAATTGCCTAAGACGAGGCTTGCGACATTTTTTTAAGCCGATTTTACTTTTGTAAATGAGAATAAAAAAAATGGAGTATAACGAAGTATTAGGGAATTATTTAAAAGAATACTTTAGAAAAATCGAATCATGGATGTAAAAATAGAAAAGAAAAAAGGTCTGAAAAAAAAGCACATCATTATTGGAGTTGCAGGAGCATTATTCCTCACCTTGATATATTTTGCATTTTTCGCAACAAATTTATCCACCTATAGAGCCGATAAAGAAAAGCTGAGCATAGCGAAAGTAGAGGAGGGTATCTTTCACGATTATATCACCGTTAGTGGAAATGTTCATCCCATATCAACCATTTATTTAGATGCACGAGAAGGCGGTAGAGTAGAGGAGAAGGTAGCTGAAGAAGGTCAGATGGTGAAAAAAGGTGATGTGATACTTCGAATGAGTAATATGGATCTCAGCTTGAGCATTCTCAATAGTGAAGCCCAATTGGCCGAGAAGAGTAACTTTCTCAGGAATACCATGGTGGTTATGGAACAAGAGAAGCTTCAAATTAAAAGAGAATTACTGAACTTGGAGTTCGACATCATTAGAAAGAAGAGAACTTATGATCAGAATAAAAGCTTAATAGCCGATAACTTGATTTCCCAAGAGGAATACATCATCTCGGAGGAGGATTATCAATTTGCTAAGCGCAGTTACGATTTATATATGGAGCGCCAGAGTCAAGATTCTATCTACCGTTCTATTCAGGTGAAGCAAATGGAAGGTAATTTGCAAAATATGGAGTTGAACCTTAAATTGGTTCGTCAACGCCAAGATCAGTTAAATGTGAAATCGCCTATTGATGGACAGCTTACTGTTCTAGATGCTGAATTGGGACAATCTATTCCTAAAGGTAGCAGATTAGGTCAGATTGATGTGCTGGCTTCCTTTAAAGTGGTGGCCGAAATTGATGAGCATTATATTGATAAAGTAAGAGTAGGTTTATCAGCCATATTGGAACGCCAAGGACAAGAGTATGAGTTGACCATCAGAAAGGTATTTCCAGATGTAAGAAGCGGTCGCTTTTCTGTGGAATTGGTTTTTACTGGGGAGTCTCCTACAAATATGCGTACGGGTCAAACCTATTACTCTCGTCTACAACTGGGGAATCCTAAAAATGCTATGCTTTTACCCAAAGGATCCTTCTTCCAGAAAACTGGCGGACAATGGATATTTGTTTTAGCGGAGGATGGTCATTCAGCCGAAAAGCGCTATATCAAGATTGGTAATCAGAATCCTCAATATTACGAAGTTCTAGAAGGTCTACAAGCTGGTGAGCAGGTGATAGTATCGGGCTACGATAGCTTTGGTGAAAGTGAAAGAATAATATTCTAAGCATATTAAAAATAAACTATGAAATCACTATTTCACATACTCGGAACTCTTTCCATGATGCTAATGTCCATACTTTCCGACAGTCCAGGGGATACTTGTGTTAACCAGGCGCTTGAGCTAGATCAGCAGCAATTGGAGCATATTGGCTTTGAGTTTAGGGGTAGTGATATCTTGTTTCAATTCTCTATTGACGATTTACAACAAAAGTTTCATTTAGACAATGGAGAACATTGGACATCAATAGATAGAGTTGATATGGAGGAAAATATGGAGGAGTTTAATGCCAATAGAACCTATCTTCCTGTAGCCATTTTAAATGATGAATGTGAAATGATATACTCCTCTAGCCTCATCAAAAAGAAACGCATAGTATTACCAATTTTGGTTAATTCTATAAGTGAAACTGGAAGCAAAGCTTTTGTCTACCTCTTTCTTTATAATCAAGATTTAGCTCAGCTTTTACCAGAAGATATAGATATAAATGATTATATACTCAATACTTCAGAATAATAAAATCAATAAAAGAAAATGAACGAGTTTAATATAAAGCCATTTGTTGGCAAAGTAGTACTGCAGTCTAAAGAAATCCAATTGAGGTTTTGAGGTTTGAGTGAGAGTGAAAATGATAGAGGGGGAGTTTCTTTGCGACTTTGAGGTATTGATTGAAATTTAATGAGCTAGCGAACTAGAGATAGGGAGACTTGGCGAATGAAGAAATGAAAGAATGAACAATCTATTAAAACATTAAATCTTATGAAGAATAAAAGAAAGGTAAAATAATGTTTAAAACATTGCTTAAATCCATTTGGAATCATATAAGTCAGAATAAAACCTATTCAGTAATTAATATAGGTGGTTTAGCTATTGGTATAGGATGTAGCTTGGTCATCTATAAAATTATTGCTTACGAATCTAGTTTCGATAGCTATCATCAGAATTATGAAAATGTATACCGTTTAATTAATGAATACAAAATACCTACAATAGGAATTAAATACGGGGAAGCTCAGGTGCATCCTGTTGGAAGTGCTATAAGAAATGATTTTCCAGGAATAGATGCCCTAATGACTTTTTATGCTGGCAAAGGTCAGATTAATGTAGAGCATGAAAATGGAAGCATTCAGAAGTACCAAGAAGAAACGGGCTTGGTTTATGCAGAACCTAATATCTTTGAGTTTTTCGATTTTAATTTCTTAGCCGGTAATCCTTCAAATGCTCTAGATAATAAAGGAAGTGTGGTGATTAGTTCTTCGCTAGCACAGAAGTATTTTGGTTTATCAGCTCAAGAAGTTAGTCAAGCACTTAATCAAACACTCATTATAAATAATGCAGGTGCATTACAAATTACTGGAGTGATATCAGATCCACCAAAAAACACAGATCTTCCTTTCTCAATTATTGCAAACTATAAAGATCAGCCTCTATCAAATCCCTATTTTAAAGGTGGAATAGATTGGCAAGAAGGTAATTCGGCAACTAATTGTTATTTACTTTTACCTCAAAACGTATCTCCAAAAACATTTGAGAATCAGCTTTTGGCATTCTATGATAAGTATAATAAGAAGAACAATACCCTTGAGCAAAAATATGTTTTACAGCCTCTTTCTGAATTGCATTCGAGTACTTGCAATAATTATAGTAATCGACAAGTTCCCCACAAAAATCTATTGATTCTTGGTGTTATCGGTTTGTTTCTGATCATTGTGGCTGCGATAAACTTCATTAACCTTTCTGTTGTTCAGGCTACAAAAAGGTTTAAAGAAATCGGGATTAAGAAAATACTTGGAGAAAGCAAAAGGCAATCGAGTATACAGTTTCTGATAGAGTCCATTGTTGTCACATTTATTGCAGCATTTATTGGATTATTCATTGCCCATTTCCTGTTTATTTACCTTGAAAGCGTTATTGGGTATCGATTACATTTAAACCTATTAATGGATCCCAGCATCTTTATTTATTTAATACTGGTGGCCATCATTATTGGAATTTTATCTGGTTTATATCCATCTACAATTATAGCTGGAATGAGTCCTAATGTTGCCCTAAAAAGTTCGTTTAATGTAAAAAACTCTTCTTCCTTCTTATCACTAAGGAGTACATTGCTTATCATTCAGTTCTGCATTTCGCTAGTCTTAATTATCGGGACTCTAGTGATGAACCAACAATTAAACTACTTCATGACTAAAGATTTAGGCTTTAGTAAAGAAGCTATTCTTTTAGTCACCTTACCCGATTCAAATTCGGAGAAACGACAATTATTAAAAGAAAAACTTAAAAAGCATCCTGAATTTGAAATGGTGAGCTATGGAACTCGCAGTCCTTTGGCAGATTGGAGAGTGAATTCTTTTATCAATCACCCATCTATTGAAAAAGATGAGCATTTCGCAAATTTGAAAACGGCAGATGTAGATTATCTGAATTTATTTGAACTAAAATTAATAGCAGGTGAAAATTATTCACAGGTTAAAAATAATGGTGATGTTATTGTCAATAGACAACTTGCAAAACTTCTTGGGTTTAACGATCCTCAGCAGGCATTAGGTGAGCGGTTTGGGTTTGGTAATAATGGCACGGTATTTAATATCGTTGCTGTAGTTGAGAATTTCCACGCACAATCATTACATAAGAGTATGGAGAATGTCATTTTCTCCAATCTGAGCTTTAATATCAATGAAATGGCCATTAAAATGAACCCCAATGTTTTGAGTTTAAATGCTTATCAGGAATCAATAAAAAAAGTGGAAAAAGAGTGGGATGAAATCTTCCCAGATGATATCATGAATTTTCGTTTTTTCGATGATAAAATCGCCTCCTTATATCAAGAGGAGGAAAATACATCAAAGCTTATCCAACTTTTTGCAATGGTTGCCATTTTGATAGGAAGTCTCGGGTTGTTTGGACTGATTTCTTATATCATCAGCCAAAAGACAAAAGAAATAGGTATTCGAAAAGTAAATGGGGCTACCATACTTGAGATTGTCAGATTGTTAAACTGGAGTTTTGTAAAATGGATATTGGTAGCCTTTGTGATTGCAGCACCTCTTTCCTATTATTTGATGAATAAATGGTTGGAAAATTTCGCTTACAGGATTGATTTAGGCTGGTGGGTATTTGCCGTTGCAGGATTTATTGCCCTTGCCATTTCATTGCTGACAGTGAGCTGGCAAAGTTATACAGCAGCCCGTAGAAATCCAGTGGATGCTTTGAGACATGAGTAGGTCGGAAGTTAGAAGTTGGAAGTTGGAAGTTGGAAGTTGGAAGTGAGGAGTAAAAGTGTTTTTAATAAAAATGATAGAATAAAGAAATTGCAAGACAAAACCTTTTTAAAAATTGTCTTAGACGAGGCTTTCGAGGTTTTTTAATGACGATTTTACTAATTGTAAATGAGAAAGTAAAAAATGGAGAGTAACGAAGTATAAGGCAATTATTTAAATGATTAAATAGAATAAACAAAAAAAATGAACATAGGAAAAATCATCAGAAGAATTAAAAAGAACAAACTTTGGTTCGGACTCAATGTCTTGGGGCTTTCAGTAGCATTTGCTTGCTTATTATTGGTTTATTCCTTTGTGAGTATGGAATTGAGCTATGATAAATTTCATTCCAATTCTGATAGGATTTATCGCTTGACTTCTAATAGTAACACAGGTGCAAGTTCTATGGTTGATGCACGCACACAGACCCATTTAAGCTATAAGTTGAATGAGGAACTTCCACAAGTAGAGGAAGTGCTAAGACTTACTTCCTTTCGAAATGCCATTATATCTATTGAGGATAATTCTTTCTATTCAAAGAAGGTATATGCCGTTGATTCTTCTTTCTTCCAGATTTTTGACTTTGAATTATTAGTAGGAGATGCCGAAAATATTTTTAATCATCCTAAGCATGTAGTCATAACAGAGCGTTTTGCAAAAACACATTTTGGGCATACTGATGTTATAGGAGAAAAAATATTTATTGTTCATCAGCGGGATGTGAAAAAATTTGAGTTTACT contains:
- a CDS encoding class I SAM-dependent methyltransferase codes for the protein MSNDNKSIHDFDLSLIVEYYSNTPQQGPGSPETTLKVLSFIDNLTEDSKIVDIGCGTGGQTQVLAQYAPAPILGIDLFPVFIDLFNENANSLNLQDQMKGIVGSMNKLPFLDKEIDLIWSEGAIYNIGFEKGLKYWRRFLKTGGYIAVSEASWFTEERPKEIEDFWNDAYPGIDTIANKVDQMQKVGYKTIAAFAIPDSCWIDNFYAPQVKIQEDFLIKKSGNKAAEGFIANQRHETDLYRKYKDYYGYVFYIGKKI
- a CDS encoding patatin family protein, with translation MEKKTALILEGGGFRAMFSAGILEVFLEKQLSFETVYGVSAGAAYGVSYISKQIGRNIEVNEMIGDKRYCSWNNLIRQGTMFSWDFIYEEIPQHIIPFDYEELMNSPSQFYVGTSNCETGNPEFFLLNNADKKEFKTILAASGSLPFIAPMVHYDSKILMDGGLSDSVPFEHALNNGNDRAVVILTQPKEYFKKPMKYASFLKWYYRKFPKVYEMLVTRAERYNESMFKLEQLEKQGVVYIIRPPKAMDIDRIENNPQKTAVIYHAAMEQGNLEFSALWEWLNRK
- a CDS encoding peptidylprolyl isomerase — its product is MKIKNSILLILISLSFWACRNTEAPIEKTKNRIQIEMTTNKGIIVLELYNETPKHRDNFAKLAKDGAFDSLLFHRVIENFMIQGGDPDSKFAKAGDTLGNGDLPYMVDAEFHPDLFHKKGVLAAARDGNLKRASSAMQFYIVQGKVFNDSLLQKAEDRINENLAVNAARNLPENKSLSDALAKAMDEGNMELYFQYNDSLKELAKGQFELYKIPEYQREIYKTKGGTPHLDQNYTVFGEVISGFEIVDLIAAVSTDAMDRPLEDVLIVGVRVLR
- a CDS encoding TolC family protein, with the translated sequence MYRITIFFENAWWFILASFILTLLWPTSQIQAQESWKISDCIDYAMENNLDLNMKYNNIESQEVSLKESKANILPNLNFGSNLELNFGRNVDGNDNSVTYDPTLSQNYYLNSSFTLFQGMVKKNGIRFSKYLLKASEQGAEVEKNQLVFKILSSYYTVLYSQGLRDVAESQVGLSKMQFDRMQKLVEVGKESPITAQDLESQWASDRLSLTKAQNQYNKTILELKQLLRLKVEQSFAIDTNTTQELILNASNNVDSIFIRAKDILPQLKQQQMLLGASEKNLAIAKGGVYPSLNMNAGYSTGFYDQNSLTYGKQLEENQNQWVGLSLRVPIYNRAVVSSDIKRKRIALKDQKLLFEKQKEALYIEIWNAIEDLQSAEKEYQSSQELHDFSELSLKNVTKKLEKGLANTTEFETAKQRYISAQANLLKSKLVYVMRYQMLTFYQTANWNHLY
- a CDS encoding efflux RND transporter periplasmic adaptor subunit, giving the protein MDVKIEKKKGLKKKHIIIGVAGALFLTLIYFAFFATNLSTYRADKEKLSIAKVEEGIFHDYITVSGNVHPISTIYLDAREGGRVEEKVAEEGQMVKKGDVILRMSNMDLSLSILNSEAQLAEKSNFLRNTMVVMEQEKLQIKRELLNLEFDIIRKKRTYDQNKSLIADNLISQEEYIISEEDYQFAKRSYDLYMERQSQDSIYRSIQVKQMEGNLQNMELNLKLVRQRQDQLNVKSPIDGQLTVLDAELGQSIPKGSRLGQIDVLASFKVVAEIDEHYIDKVRVGLSAILERQGQEYELTIRKVFPDVRSGRFSVELVFTGESPTNMRTGQTYYSRLQLGNPKNAMLLPKGSFFQKTGGQWIFVLAEDGHSAEKRYIKIGNQNPQYYEVLEGLQAGEQVIVSGYDSFGESERIIF
- a CDS encoding FtsX-like permease family protein; this encodes MFKTLLKSIWNHISQNKTYSVINIGGLAIGIGCSLVIYKIIAYESSFDSYHQNYENVYRLINEYKIPTIGIKYGEAQVHPVGSAIRNDFPGIDALMTFYAGKGQINVEHENGSIQKYQEETGLVYAEPNIFEFFDFNFLAGNPSNALDNKGSVVISSSLAQKYFGLSAQEVSQALNQTLIINNAGALQITGVISDPPKNTDLPFSIIANYKDQPLSNPYFKGGIDWQEGNSATNCYLLLPQNVSPKTFENQLLAFYDKYNKKNNTLEQKYVLQPLSELHSSTCNNYSNRQVPHKNLLILGVIGLFLIIVAAINFINLSVVQATKRFKEIGIKKILGESKRQSSIQFLIESIVVTFIAAFIGLFIAHFLFIYLESVIGYRLHLNLLMDPSIFIYLILVAIIIGILSGLYPSTIIAGMSPNVALKSSFNVKNSSSFLSLRSTLLIIQFCISLVLIIGTLVMNQQLNYFMTKDLGFSKEAILLVTLPDSNSEKRQLLKEKLKKHPEFEMVSYGTRSPLADWRVNSFINHPSIEKDEHFANLKTADVDYLNLFELKLIAGENYSQVKNNGDVIVNRQLAKLLGFNDPQQALGERFGFGNNGTVFNIVAVVENFHAQSLHKSMENVIFSNLSFNINEMAIKMNPNVLSLNAYQESIKKVEKEWDEIFPDDIMNFRFFDDKIASLYQEEENTSKLIQLFAMVAILIGSLGLFGLISYIISQKTKEIGIRKVNGATILEIVRLLNWSFVKWILVAFVIAAPLSYYLMNKWLENFAYRIDLGWWVFAVAGFIALAISLLTVSWQSYTAARRNPVDALRHE